In the Topomyia yanbarensis strain Yona2022 chromosome 3, ASM3024719v1, whole genome shotgun sequence genome, one interval contains:
- the LOC131693239 gene encoding uncharacterized protein LOC131693239 isoform X1 produces the protein MGKRHAADSENQYETPQKRQKVAAAANSVSFAETPNGSPALNVSFTLTREFVDGTILTDLTLKDWRIGKPIGKGSFGEIFLASDDVFKPVTSQNAKYVVKIEPHSNGPLFVEIHALLNTAKASDSNVIPPGMPEYIASGSHYFKNERYRFLILKRYQRDLHSLIKNKRVDPKSVPVIACQILDVLEHLHDKGYVHSDIKAENLMLGKVPTSLLANLKSTKLFESGKKPTKNKTATINGYNGLTSTPTVSPKKTIGGVEFSGSNPVRSCRGSAIAESETYQDMIKSHYLRPLKNIVYRDDSDEEDVKNRKKKRKSFFYKVTTKHVSENFKQINVQISQCNGVAVSNGRTKVENGKDKRNSSSGATADPLEDRIHLIDFGLASKFIDSTGQHRPFCMDQRRAHDGTLEFTSRDAHMGAHARRSDLECLGYNLIFWSRGFLPWKDEKLLNQPEQVHRMKEYFMTDVREMLKLIYGADCPQYLGDFLHYVGGLTYDERPDYDYLRDLFYQELCRLGCRSKSHFKLKVDDVVKLSEPLTTQDEAEITNKINHVKSLMKMGVLPYRESTLHNKTTSPKNLRSKRESTRTPAAKTGNGQKNGSAIVSNGKESCKKEKKFSWSEILSTDPDQIARERAEKEFERADQMDEVVIKYTGNPTYAIRELESKRNYGTPTGGLEYTESEDYIKGYTKPMMEILRKRQSQLLRDIGHSKSYRNGVKEPPDNSDDEEGVEQEDDADANVSESDDEQIVADEEGEEEEDTDDDAATEADSGNDDVDGEEEEEEEVEEEPVYRRKKSTQVKKQNSQKPARKATHTNRKVESDSDFINDAGEDATSNDSDVMIRKKPNNRRKHFQSESSEQHDSDFNDQESSEYDSREARMKKSRGRPRLNRDPQIPGQKQTYSKANGGANTKVPVIARNNNNNNNKPYYGDVDDSSHDAPSQQQSYRLVKRRKSGLRERIRPTDRSMKYHDALEQKKSKRISRKRYSHDEDYCQEDDASCSSSHTLASVVSSASIATSMGTDFSEYLQTDCPKRKSSRKRKIRSYSNSSRSALSSHSRSSSVHKVAATNGTLRGNGIYHRFVMDDDEFFDDDDTRDMDYSPTKSKRGRKRSSSGKTIKKKTSEGKGTATEAIGGVPKIALHGKAAGVVAGLRGRRDQSIRTYSRG, from the exons ATGGGCAAGAGACATGCTGCGGACAGCGAAAATCAGTACGAAACACCGCAGAAGCGACAGAAGGTGGCGGCGGCCGCGAACTCGGTTTCATTCGCAGAAACCCCCAACGGCAGTCCAGCTCTGAATGTGAGCTTTACTCTGACCCGCGAATTTGTCGACGGTACCATCCTGACTGATCTGACACTGAAAGACTGGCGCATCGGGAAACCGATTG GTAAAGGTAGCTTTGGTGAGATCTTCCTAGCGTCGGACGATGTGTTCAAGCCGGTCACCAGTCAGAATGCAAAGTACGTCGTCAAAATCGAACCCCACTCTAACGGGCCACTGTTTGTGGAGATTCACGCCCTGCTCAACACGGCGAAGGCATCGG ACTCTAACGTTATCCCACCCGGCATGCCGGAGTACATTGCTTCCGGTTCACACTATTTCAAGAATGAACGCTACCGCTTCCTGATACTGAAGCGCTACCAGCGCGATTTGCATTCGCTAATCAAGAACAAACGTGTCGATCCGAAAAGCGTTCCCGTCATTGCTTGTCAGATTCTGGATGTACTGGAACATCTACATGACAAGGGCTACGTCCATTCGGATATAAAAGCGGAAAACTTGATGCTGGGAAAGGTTCCCACTTCTCTTCTGGCCAATCTGAAGAGTACGAAGCTATTCGAGAGCGGTAAAAAACCAACAAAAAACAAGACTGCCACCATCAATGGATACAATGGACTGACCTCGACTCCGACGGTATCGCCAAAGAAGACCATCGGAGGAGTGGAATTCAGCGGCTCTAATCCGGTGCGCTCGTGCCGAGGCAGTGCAATTGCTGAATCTGAAACCTACCAGGATATGATCAAGTCGCACTATCTACGTCCGCTGAAAAATATCGTCTATCGGGACGATAGCGACGAAGAGGATGTCAAGAATCGTAAGAAGAAGCGCAAGTCGTTCTTTTATAAGGTAACGACGAAACACGTTAGCGAAAACTTTAAACAAATTAACGTGCAAATCAGTCAGTGCAACGGGGTGGCAGTGAGTAATGGGCGAACGAAGGTGGAAAATGGGAAGGATAAGCGGAATAGTTCCTCGGGAGCAACCGCTGATCCCCTGGAGGACCGTATTCACTTGATTGATTTCGGGCTGGCATCGAAATTCATTGATTCCACCGGACAGCACCGACCGTTCTGTATGGATCAACGGCGGGCGCATGATGGTACGCTGGAGTTTACGTCGCGTGATGCACACATGGGAGCTCATGCCAGGCGTAGTGATTTGGAGTGTTTAGG TTACAACCTTATTTTCTGGAGCCGCGGTTTTCTTCCGTGGAAGGACGAGAAGCTTCTTAACCAACCGGAACAGGTGCACCGTATGAAGGAGTACTTCATGACAGACGTGCGCGAAATGCTGAAGCTGATCTACGGTGCTGATTGTCCCCAGTATTTGGGCGATTTTCTTCACTACGTCGGGGGTTTGACGTACGACGAGAGACCAGACTACGACTATCTGCGAGATCTTTTCTACCAAGAACTGTGCCGTCTCGGTTGTAGATCTAAGTCAcattttaagcttaaggtggACGACGTTGTGAAGCTGAGCGAACCGTTGACCACCCAGGACGAGGCTGAAATCACCAACAAGATCAACCATGTAAAATCGTTGATGAAGATGGGTGTGCTACCATATCGGGAGAGTACGTTGCACAATAAGACAACTTCGCCGAAGAATTTGCGTTCGAAGCGTGAGAGTACTAGAACTCCGGCAGCTAAGACTGGAAACGGGCAGAAGAATGGCTCGGCCATTGTTAGCAATGGCAAGGAGAGTTGTAAAAAGGAGAAAAAGTTTTCCTGGTCGGAAATTCTGAGTACGGATCCTGACCAGATTGCACGGGAACGTGCGGAAAAAGAGTTTGAACGAGCTGATCAAATGGACGAAGTGGTCATAAAATATACTGGTAATCCGACGTACGCAATTCGGGAGTTGGAAAGTAAACGAAACTATGGGACTCCAACTGGAGGTTTGGAGTATACCGAGAGCGAGGATTATATAAAGGGGTATACGAAACCGATGATGGAAATTCTAAGAAAGCGACAGTCGCAGCTTTTGCGGGATATTGGCCATTCTAAGAGTTATAGAAATGGAGTAAAGGAACCCCCTGATAATTCCGACGATGAGGAGGGTGTCGAACAAGAAGATGATGCTGACGCAAACGTCAGTGAAAGTGACGATGAACAAATTGTGGCCGATGAAGAaggagaagaagaagaagacacAGATGACGACGCGGCTACGGAGGCAGACTCCGGCAATGATGATGTGGACGGTGAGGAAGAGGAAGAAGAAGAAGTGGAGGAAGAGCCAGTTTatagaaggaaaaaatcaactcAGGTTAAAAAGCAAAATTCACAGAAACCGGCTCGAAAGGCAACGCACACTAATCGCAAGGTGGAAAGTGATAGCGATTTTATCAATGACGCCGGTGAAGATGCTACGTCGAATGATAGTGACGTTATGATAAGAAAAAAGCCTAACAATCGTAGAAAACATTTCCAATCGGAGAGTAGTGAACAGCACGACAGTGACTTCAACGATCAGGAAAGTTCAGAGTACGATAGTCGTGAAGCGCGTATGAAAAAGTCCCGTGGGCGACCAAGACTGAATCGGGATCCGCAGATACCCGGTCAAAAACAAACCTACTCAAAAGCCAACGGCGGCGCCAATACAAAAGTTCCTGTGATAGCcagaaataataataacaataacaacaaaCCGTACTACGGTGACGTGGACGATTCCTCTCACGACGCTCCGTCGCAACAACAAAGCTACCGGCTTGTGAAACGTCGCAAATCCGGTCTGCGGGAGCGAATACGGCCAACCGATCGTAGTATGAAGTATCATGACGCTTTGGAacagaaaaaatccaaacgaATTTCGCGCAAACGCTACTCGCACGACGAAGATTATTGCCAAGAGGATGATGCTTCCTGCAGTTCGAGCCATACACTCGCATCGGTTGTTTCCTCAGCCTCGATAGCTACCAGCATGGGTACTGACTTTTCCGAGTACCTTCAAACCGATTGCCCGAAACGCAAATCTTCCCGGAAGCGTAAAATTCGCTCCTATTCCAACAGCAGTCGCTCGGCACTGTCCTCACACTCACGTTCCTCTTCCGTTCACAAAGTGGCAGCGACAAATGGTACCCTGCGCGGTAATGGCATTTACCATCGCTTCGTCATGGATGATGATGAATTTTTCGACGACGATGACACCAGAGACATGGACTACAGCCCGACCAAATCGAAACGAGGTCGGAAGCGGAGCAGCTCGGGAAAAACGATCAAGAAGAAAACTAGCGAAGGCAAAG
- the LOC131693239 gene encoding uncharacterized protein LOC131693239 isoform X2, producing the protein MGKRHAADSENQYETPQKRQKVAAAANSVSFAETPNGSPALNVSFTLTREFVDGTILTDLTLKDWRIGKPIGKGSFGEIFLASDDVFKPVTSQNAKYVVKIEPHSNGPLFVEIHALLNTAKASDSNVIPPGMPEYIASGSHYFKNERYRFLILKRYQRDLHSLIKNKRVDPKSVPVIACQILDVLEHLHDKGYVHSDIKAENLMLGKVPTSLLANLKSTKLFESGKKPTKNKTATINGYNGLTSTPTVSPKKTIGGVEFSGSNPVRSCRGSAIAESETYQDMIKSHYLRPLKNIVYRDDSDEEDVKNRKKKRKSFFYKVTTKHVSENFKQINVQISQCNGVAVSNGRTKVENGKDKRNSSSGATADPLEDRIHLIDFGLASKFIDSTGQHRPFCMDQRRAHDGTLEFTSRDAHMGAHARRSDLECLGYNLIFWSRGFLPWKDEKLLNQPEQVHRMKEYFMTDVREMLKLIYGADCPQYLGDFLHYVGGLTYDERPDYDYLRDLFYQELCRLGCRSKSHFKLKVDDVVKLSEPLTTQDEAEITNKINHVKSLMKMGVLPYRESTLHNKTTSPKNLRSKRESTRTPAAKTGNGQKNGSAIVSNGKESCKKEKKFSWSEILSTDPDQIARERAEKEFERADQMDEVVIKYTGNPTYAIRELESKRNYGTPTGGLEYTESEDYIKGYTKPMMEILRKRQSQLLRDIGHSKSYRNGVKEPPDNSDDEEGVEQEDDADANVSESDDEQIVADEEGEEEEDTDDDAATEADSGNDDVDGEEEEEEEVEEEPVYRRKKSTQVKKQNSQKPARKATHTNRKVESDSDFINDAGEDATSNDSDVMIRKKPNNRRKHFQSESSEQHDSDFNDQESSEYDSREARMKKSRGRPRLNRDPQIPGQKQTYSKANGGANTKVPVIARNNNNNNNKPYYGDVDDSSHDAPSQQQSYRLVKRRKSGLRERIRPTDRSMKYHDALEQKKSKRISRKRYSHDEDYCQEDDASCSSSHTLASVVSSASIATSMGTDFSEYLQTDCPKRKSSRKRKIRSYSNSSRSALSSHSRSSSVHKVAATNGTLRGNGIYHRFVMDDDEFFDDDDTRDMDYSPTKSKRGRKRSSSGKTIKKKTSEGKGSFSLI; encoded by the exons ATGGGCAAGAGACATGCTGCGGACAGCGAAAATCAGTACGAAACACCGCAGAAGCGACAGAAGGTGGCGGCGGCCGCGAACTCGGTTTCATTCGCAGAAACCCCCAACGGCAGTCCAGCTCTGAATGTGAGCTTTACTCTGACCCGCGAATTTGTCGACGGTACCATCCTGACTGATCTGACACTGAAAGACTGGCGCATCGGGAAACCGATTG GTAAAGGTAGCTTTGGTGAGATCTTCCTAGCGTCGGACGATGTGTTCAAGCCGGTCACCAGTCAGAATGCAAAGTACGTCGTCAAAATCGAACCCCACTCTAACGGGCCACTGTTTGTGGAGATTCACGCCCTGCTCAACACGGCGAAGGCATCGG ACTCTAACGTTATCCCACCCGGCATGCCGGAGTACATTGCTTCCGGTTCACACTATTTCAAGAATGAACGCTACCGCTTCCTGATACTGAAGCGCTACCAGCGCGATTTGCATTCGCTAATCAAGAACAAACGTGTCGATCCGAAAAGCGTTCCCGTCATTGCTTGTCAGATTCTGGATGTACTGGAACATCTACATGACAAGGGCTACGTCCATTCGGATATAAAAGCGGAAAACTTGATGCTGGGAAAGGTTCCCACTTCTCTTCTGGCCAATCTGAAGAGTACGAAGCTATTCGAGAGCGGTAAAAAACCAACAAAAAACAAGACTGCCACCATCAATGGATACAATGGACTGACCTCGACTCCGACGGTATCGCCAAAGAAGACCATCGGAGGAGTGGAATTCAGCGGCTCTAATCCGGTGCGCTCGTGCCGAGGCAGTGCAATTGCTGAATCTGAAACCTACCAGGATATGATCAAGTCGCACTATCTACGTCCGCTGAAAAATATCGTCTATCGGGACGATAGCGACGAAGAGGATGTCAAGAATCGTAAGAAGAAGCGCAAGTCGTTCTTTTATAAGGTAACGACGAAACACGTTAGCGAAAACTTTAAACAAATTAACGTGCAAATCAGTCAGTGCAACGGGGTGGCAGTGAGTAATGGGCGAACGAAGGTGGAAAATGGGAAGGATAAGCGGAATAGTTCCTCGGGAGCAACCGCTGATCCCCTGGAGGACCGTATTCACTTGATTGATTTCGGGCTGGCATCGAAATTCATTGATTCCACCGGACAGCACCGACCGTTCTGTATGGATCAACGGCGGGCGCATGATGGTACGCTGGAGTTTACGTCGCGTGATGCACACATGGGAGCTCATGCCAGGCGTAGTGATTTGGAGTGTTTAGG TTACAACCTTATTTTCTGGAGCCGCGGTTTTCTTCCGTGGAAGGACGAGAAGCTTCTTAACCAACCGGAACAGGTGCACCGTATGAAGGAGTACTTCATGACAGACGTGCGCGAAATGCTGAAGCTGATCTACGGTGCTGATTGTCCCCAGTATTTGGGCGATTTTCTTCACTACGTCGGGGGTTTGACGTACGACGAGAGACCAGACTACGACTATCTGCGAGATCTTTTCTACCAAGAACTGTGCCGTCTCGGTTGTAGATCTAAGTCAcattttaagcttaaggtggACGACGTTGTGAAGCTGAGCGAACCGTTGACCACCCAGGACGAGGCTGAAATCACCAACAAGATCAACCATGTAAAATCGTTGATGAAGATGGGTGTGCTACCATATCGGGAGAGTACGTTGCACAATAAGACAACTTCGCCGAAGAATTTGCGTTCGAAGCGTGAGAGTACTAGAACTCCGGCAGCTAAGACTGGAAACGGGCAGAAGAATGGCTCGGCCATTGTTAGCAATGGCAAGGAGAGTTGTAAAAAGGAGAAAAAGTTTTCCTGGTCGGAAATTCTGAGTACGGATCCTGACCAGATTGCACGGGAACGTGCGGAAAAAGAGTTTGAACGAGCTGATCAAATGGACGAAGTGGTCATAAAATATACTGGTAATCCGACGTACGCAATTCGGGAGTTGGAAAGTAAACGAAACTATGGGACTCCAACTGGAGGTTTGGAGTATACCGAGAGCGAGGATTATATAAAGGGGTATACGAAACCGATGATGGAAATTCTAAGAAAGCGACAGTCGCAGCTTTTGCGGGATATTGGCCATTCTAAGAGTTATAGAAATGGAGTAAAGGAACCCCCTGATAATTCCGACGATGAGGAGGGTGTCGAACAAGAAGATGATGCTGACGCAAACGTCAGTGAAAGTGACGATGAACAAATTGTGGCCGATGAAGAaggagaagaagaagaagacacAGATGACGACGCGGCTACGGAGGCAGACTCCGGCAATGATGATGTGGACGGTGAGGAAGAGGAAGAAGAAGAAGTGGAGGAAGAGCCAGTTTatagaaggaaaaaatcaactcAGGTTAAAAAGCAAAATTCACAGAAACCGGCTCGAAAGGCAACGCACACTAATCGCAAGGTGGAAAGTGATAGCGATTTTATCAATGACGCCGGTGAAGATGCTACGTCGAATGATAGTGACGTTATGATAAGAAAAAAGCCTAACAATCGTAGAAAACATTTCCAATCGGAGAGTAGTGAACAGCACGACAGTGACTTCAACGATCAGGAAAGTTCAGAGTACGATAGTCGTGAAGCGCGTATGAAAAAGTCCCGTGGGCGACCAAGACTGAATCGGGATCCGCAGATACCCGGTCAAAAACAAACCTACTCAAAAGCCAACGGCGGCGCCAATACAAAAGTTCCTGTGATAGCcagaaataataataacaataacaacaaaCCGTACTACGGTGACGTGGACGATTCCTCTCACGACGCTCCGTCGCAACAACAAAGCTACCGGCTTGTGAAACGTCGCAAATCCGGTCTGCGGGAGCGAATACGGCCAACCGATCGTAGTATGAAGTATCATGACGCTTTGGAacagaaaaaatccaaacgaATTTCGCGCAAACGCTACTCGCACGACGAAGATTATTGCCAAGAGGATGATGCTTCCTGCAGTTCGAGCCATACACTCGCATCGGTTGTTTCCTCAGCCTCGATAGCTACCAGCATGGGTACTGACTTTTCCGAGTACCTTCAAACCGATTGCCCGAAACGCAAATCTTCCCGGAAGCGTAAAATTCGCTCCTATTCCAACAGCAGTCGCTCGGCACTGTCCTCACACTCACGTTCCTCTTCCGTTCACAAAGTGGCAGCGACAAATGGTACCCTGCGCGGTAATGGCATTTACCATCGCTTCGTCATGGATGATGATGAATTTTTCGACGACGATGACACCAGAGACATGGACTACAGCCCGACCAAATCGAAACGAGGTCGGAAGCGGAGCAGCTCGGGAAAAACGATCAAGAAGAAAACTAGCGAAGGCAAAG GATCGTTTTCGCTTATTTAA